One Dermacentor silvarum isolate Dsil-2018 chromosome 10, BIME_Dsil_1.4, whole genome shotgun sequence genomic window carries:
- the LOC125940971 gene encoding TNF receptor-associated factor 6-like — protein MPEHRRRALHRVCDSVRGVNWRPTRFADESTLNRYACCVCHVIPITTVLLPCSHALCAQCRAGSVVQDGGNVCPLDGEPFCEDKCQHLHLRDDKKRNLKAYCWNEVHGCDFVGPLAALLRHFEEECAFHAFPCQQCGELVPHS, from the exons ATGCCCGAACACAGGCGTCGAGCTCTCCACCGAGTGTGCGACTCGGTAAGAGGCGTGAATTGGCGCCCGACGCGTTTCGCGGACGAGTCAACGTTGAATCGTTACGCCTGCTGCGTCTGCCACGTGATTCCAATAACGACGGTCCTGCTGCCCTGTTCTCACGCCCTGTGCGCGCAGTGCCGGGCAGGTTCTGTCGTACAAGATGGCGGAAACGTCTGCCCCCTGGACGGAGAGCCCTTCTGTGAAGATAAGTGCCAGCATCTGCATCTTCGCGATGACAAGAAGAGGAACCTGAAG gcttaCTGCTGGAACGAAGTCCATGGCTGCGATTTTGTGGGTCCCTTGGCGGCGCTTCTGCGTCACTTCGAGGAAGAGTGCGCCTTCCACGCGTTCCCGTGTCAGCAGTGCGGCGAGCTCGTCCCGCACAGTTAG